From Veillonellales bacterium:
GAACGCAAGCTAACCAAGCCATAGGGAGTGGCCGCATATTTATTGGCCGTCGCCCGGCTCACCGTTGACTCGTGAATTCCCAGACGATCCGCCACTGTTTTCATAACCAGGGGCCGTAAATATTTCGGTCCGTAATCGAAAAAGCTGCGCTGTAAATCAACAATGGCCTGCGTAACATTATAAAGCGTGCGCCGCCGCTGTTCAATGCTTTTGACTACCCAAAGAGCGGCTTGCAGCCGTCCTTCCACATACTTCCGGGCCTCCGGATTTCCTTCCCGGGCCAGATTGCGGTAGCTGGAACTGATGGTAAGCCGCGGCACCATTTGATCATTCACGCTGATGACATAATCATCTTCCCGCCGCTCAATACTCACATCAGGCAATATATAATCAAGCCGTCCCCGACCGAAAGCCTGACCCGGCTTCGGATTCAGTCTTTTGATAATGTCCACTGCCTGCTGCACTTCCCTCAGGGAGCACTGCAATGCTGCTGCGATTCCTTTTAGGCTGCCTTTCGCCAAGTCCGGCAAATGATCCGACACAATACTCTGAACCAGCTTGCTGTCAATTTCCCGCTGCTGCAGCTGAATTGTCAGACACTCTTTTAGATTCCGGGCGCCAACACCCTCCGGATCAAATTTTTGAATCATGGCTAAGGCGTTTTCAACTACTGTCGAAGAAGCTCCTGTTATTTTTTTAATCTCATCCACCGTTCCGCAAAGATAGCCATTATCATCAATACAGCCTATCAGGTAGCGGCCGACAGCCTTTATTTTCCCATCCGCCGTTGCTAAATCAAGCTGAAGTTCCAAATGTTCATGCAGAGTAATCGTGCTGGCGGCAAAGGTTTCAAATGTGGCTTTGTCCTCGTTTCTCCGTATGGAATAGTCCGTCCCCCCGCCTGCCAGATAATCGGTAAATTCCCCATAATCATTGGCATCATTACTGCTATCTTCTGTTGGCTGCTCTTCCGATAGCTCCGGCTGCCGTTCTTCGATATCCAGTAATGGATTCTCCCGCATTTCCTCTTCGACCATAGCCGCCAGTTCCAGTGAAGAAAGTTGCAAAATGGCAATGGCTTGACGTAATTGAGGTGTCATAACCAATTTTTGCTGCATTTCTAATTTCAGACCACAGTCCATATGCTCACCTTCCCTCTTGCCTTCACTTTACTTAATATATATGAACCCTTACGAATAATTAGAAGGATAACCACTTAACAAATTCGCGGCAACTGAGCCCCCGTCAGCATATCCAGCAGGCGGACTCCGCCAATGGCTGTAGAAAGCCCAACCTGTCCCGGCCGCTGCCCAATTACCGAGCCGATGACGCAAGCCTGCCGCCCATAAGGATGTCCGTGCATAATCTCCAATATCTGAGACGAATACTCCGGTTCAACAAATAGCAGCATTTTCCCTTCATTGGCCAGATAAAGCGGATCAAAGCCAAGAATATCACAAGTTGCTCTTACGGCAGCCTGTACCGGAATGCTTGTCTCCTCCAGCATAATGCCTACCTGGGACTGCTCCGCGATTTCGTTAAGAGCCGTCGCCAAGCCGCCCCGGGTCGGATCCCGCAACACCGCTGTCTGAGGCACACGGGACAAGATTTGCTCAACCAGCCCGTTTAAAGGAGCACAATCACTGACTATGGTTTCCGGCAAAACCAATCCATGCCGTTCACTCATGACTGCAATAGAATGTTCCCCCAGTGTCCCACTTAAAATTATATCCTGTCCCGGCCTGGCCTGACAACCGGAAACATTTACGTTTTCCCTGATTTGCCCCACCCCGGCGGTATTAATGTAAATTCCGTCTACCGCTCCTTTTTCTACTACCTTGGTATCACCGGTCACGATCTGTACCCCGGCCCGGCTGGCAGTTTCCGCCATGGAATCAACAATCCGTTTCAAATCAACCAGGGGAAACCCTTCCTCCAATACGAAGGCGGCGCTCAGATAGAGAGGCACGGCGCCGGTCATGGCCAAATCATTGACTGTGCCGCAAACCGCTAGTTTGCCAATATTCCCGCCAGGAAAAAACAAGGGCTTCACCACATAAGAATCGGTGGTAAAGGCGAGTCCGGCCCCGTTAATGGAAAACCGGGCTCCGTCATGCATCTCCCCTAAAATTGGGTTGGCGAAAGCCGGCCACATTACCTGATTGACCAAATCATGGCTGAGCTTGCCGCCGCTGCCATGGGCTAACTGAATCCGTTCCATCGTCATAACTGCCATCTCCCTGCTCCATATTTGTGCCAGGCGGCACACGTTCCTTCCACCGACACCATACAGGAGCCGACCGGATGATCCGGTGTACAGGATCTGCCAAACAGCGGACAGGCTGTCGGTTTGATGCTGCCCTGGAGAATTTCACCGCAGCGGCAGCCCTTTGGCTCGCTGGCAGGTTCCACAACCACCGGCAGCTTGCTCCGGGAATCAAAAGCGGAATATCCAGGCCGCAATACAAGACCGGATGATGGAATCATTCCCAATCCCCGCCAGACAGTATCAGCCGGCTGATAAACTTGTTCCAGTAATTTGCAGGCCGCCGGATTACCGGCAGCAGGCACAATTCGGCTGTACTGGTTTTCCAATTTCGCTGCGCCATCTTCCAGCTGCCGGACCAGCATATAAACCGACTGGAGAATATCCAGGGGATCAAAACCGGCAATCACCGCCGGAATGCCAAAATTCCGCTGCAAAAAACGGTAGGGCTCCACTCCGATGACAGCACTGACATGGCCGGGCAGCAAAAAACCATCCACCCTGACTCCCGGCCGGTCGAGGAGCGCCTGCAATGCCGGCGGCACCAGTTTATGGGAAGATAATACCGAAAAATTTTTTAAATCGGCCCGGGCTGCGGTAAGAACAGTGGCGGCGGCAGTAGGCGCCGTAGTCTCAAAACCAACTGCCAGGAAAATAACTTGCTTGTCGGGATAATCTCGGGCAATATCCAAACTTTCCAAAGGTGAATATACAATACGAATATCCGCTCCGGCCGCCTTTTCCACCAGTAAGCTTGAGGACGATCCCGGCACCCGCAGCATATCGCCAAAAGTAGTGAGTATCACATTCGGCTGGCGGCTGTAAGCAATCGCCGTATCCAAATATTCATTCGGTGTTACGCAAACCGGACAACCGGGGCCGCTGACCAGCTCCACCCCCGCTGGCAGCAGTTGGCGAATACCGGCTTTAAATATGGCAACCGTATGCGTACCGCACACTTCCATTAACCGCAGCGGCCGTTTGACCCGATGACTGATTTCAGTCGTGAAAAAACCGGCAGTCCGCCGCTGCTCCTCAGGCGTCAAGCTCTGCATATTTTTCCAGCTCCTTAAACAACTCCAGCGTTTTTTTGGCTTCTGCCTCATCCAACCGCTGGATGGCAAAGCCGGCATGGATTAAGACGAAATCCCCTGCTTGGGCCTCCGGCAGCAGCATCAGACTCACCTTTCGAGTCACGCCGCTTATATCCACCGTTGCCAGCATATCCTGCTTGTCGACGATCTTTCCCGGTACGGCTAAACACATATCTATCGACTCTCCTTTATCTTCTCGCCGGCGATTATCGCCTGCCCTAACGCCAGACCTCCGTCATTTGACGGCACCTGTCGGTGAATGTAAACCATTAATTTATTCTGTTGCAACATTCTGATTACTTGGTTCAGTAATGTCATATTCTGCCATACACCGCCGCTTAAAGCAACCCGGCGGATTCCCGTATCCCGGCTGATTCTACCAACCATATCCACTACCGCCGCTGCCAGCGTAGTATGAAAAGCAGCAGCCAGCTCGCCGCTGCTTTTTCCCTGCCGCAATTTTTCAACCATTGCGGCAAAAACCGGACGAAAGTCCAGTATCTTCGGCTGTCCTTCCTGTATGTCGTAAGGCAGAACCGTTCCTGCCTGCCTTTCCGCTGCCTGTTCCAGTTCCACCGCTGCCTGTCCCTCATAATGAATAACGCTTCGCAGGCCAAGAAGAGCCGCCGCCGCGTCAAACAACCGTCCGACACCGGAGGATAAAGGCGCGTTGATTCCCTGTGCTGTCGCGCTGACCAGCAGTTCCCAGCCAGTCGGCAGTCTGCCGGCCAAAGGAAGCTGCCAGCGGACAAACTCCTTGCCGTACAATTCGTACAGCAGCCATACCGCCAGCCGCCATGGTTCCCGGATAGCCTTTTCTCCCCCCGGTAAATGCAGATAGCGGCAATGTCCCAGCCGGACAAATTGGCGGCAGTCCGCCAGCAAGAATTCCCCGCCCCACAAATTGCCATCCGTTCCGTACCCGGTACCGTCCAGAGCAACCCCAATCACAGGCTCGTTAATGCCGTATTCCGCCAATACGGAAACAATATGCGCGTGATGATGCTGAACACCGATTCCCGGTAGTTCCAGACTGAGGGCATATTTCGTAGCCAGATAATCGGGATGAAGATCATAGGCCACCATCTCCGGCCGTATGTCAAACAGCTTCTGATAATGAGCAATAGACTGACAGTAAGACTGATAGGTTGCCAAATTTTCCAAATCACCGATATGGGCACTTAAAAATGCCTGTCGTCCACGGGTTAAGCAAAACGTATTTTTCAGCTCACCGCCAACAGCCAAAACGCACGGATACTCGCCGGCCAGTGCCACCGGCGCCGGAGCAAAGCCCCGGCTGCGGCGCAGCATATACGGTTTGTCTTTTACCACACGCAGCACCGAATCATCCACCCGGCGGTAAATCATCCGATTATGCACCAGAAAATAATCGGCAATACCGAACAGTCTTTCCTTTGCATCCGCATCCTCATATGCAATCGGTTCATCACTGCGATTACCGCTGGTCATCACCCATACGTCATCCGGCTGCAATAGCAGCCAATGAACCGGAGCATAGGGAAGCATAACCCCAATACAGGAGCTGCCTGGTGCAATACCTGACGCCAGGCAATAACCGGTTCCTTTGATCAATAGGACAATCGGCCGCACCGTACCGGTCAACCACTCCGACTCCGTCTGATTTACAAGGCACATCTGCCGCACCGCTGCCATACTGCCGCCCATAACGGCAAAAGGCTTGTCTTCCCGCACCTTACGCCGGCGCAGATTGTCCACCGCGAAGCCATTAAAAGCATCACAGGCCAGATGATAGCCGCCAATCCCCTTAATCGCCACGATAGCACCGGCTTGAATCAACTGCCGGACCTGACCAAACAAATCCGCCTGCTCCTCCATCGGTTCTCCTGTTTTATCCAGCAGCCGGTAAGACGGACCGCACACCGGACAGGCATTGGGCTGGGCATGAAACCGCCGGTCTGCCGGATTGTTATACTCAGTCTGACAGTCCAGGCACATGGGGAATTCCGCCATCGTGGTTGATGCCCTGTCATACGGTACATCCTTAATAATACTATAGCGAGGCCCGCAGTGAGTACAGTTAATAAAGGGATACCTAAAATGCCTGTCCCGGCTGTCCAGCAGTTCCCGCCGGCAATCCGGACAAGTGGCCACATCCGGTGATATAAGCACCGTACGCATTTCACCACTGCTGCTGGGACGGATAACAAATTTTCTTTCCCCCTGCAGCGGGCGTTCAGAAAATTCAACAGAGTCCAGTCTGGCCAAAGGCGGAAATTCCCCCTGCAGTCGGCGGTAAAACGAATTAACTTGCTCAGTCTGCCCTTCAACCTCAATTTCAACACCGGCCGAAGTATTCCATACCCAGCCGCCCAGAGCTAGGCTTCTGGCCAGATTAAAAACAAAGGGGCGGAAACCCACCCCCTGCACAATACCCGTGACCCTTATATTAAAACGTTTCAACATCGCAATTCCTACTTTCGGGGATGCTTATTACTTCCGCGCTTGTTCATGATTCTCCTGCCTAATCAACGCTAATTTCGCCTGAACCATCAAAGCGCATTCCAAGCGTTTCTTCTGCAGTTCACAACCGATTTTGTAGGGCTTGTAAATATCATTATTAAACAGCTGGGCATTGGCATGACAGCCGCCGCTGCAATAAAAGCGGGCCCAGCATTCCCGGCAGTCCGGTTTATTCAGCACATGAGCCTGACGAAATTTTTCCGGCATCTCCGGCCGCTGCACCCCGTCAAATACATTGCCCAAAAGATATTCTTCCCGACCGACAAACTGGTGGCAGGGATACAAATCTCCCGTCGGCGTTACTGCGAAATACTCGTGACCGGCACCGCAGCCGCTTAACCGTTTGGCGACACAGGGACCGTTATTAATATCCACATTGAAATGAAAAAAATCAAAACCCCGTCCGGCCAGCTTGCGATCCAAATACTCTTGCGCCAATTTTTCATATTCCGCAAACAATACCGGGAGATGTTCCTCTTGCAAAGCATAATCACAATCTTTCGCCACCACCGGCTCTACGGAAAGCTGAGAAAATCCCTGATCAGCCATATCCAGAACATCGGCGGCAAAATCCAGATTATAAGCCGTATAAGTTCCCCGCAGATAATAATTCTGATCATGCCGGGACTCGATTGTCCGTCTAATATTTTTCAGCACCCGGTCATAGGATCCCTGACCGCCGGCAAAAGGCCGCATTCTGTCATGGACTTCCCGCCGGCCATCGAGGCTGAGAACCAGACTGATATTGTTTTCGTTCAGATACGCCGTAACTTTCTCGCTGAGCAGTACTCCGTTCGTTGTCAGCGTCAGCTTGAAAATCTTGCCGGTTTCCTGTTCCCGTTTACGGACATACTGTACCACATGCTTAACAGTTTCCATATTCATCAGCGGTTCGCCGCCAAAGAAGTCGATCTCGCAATGCTGCCGGTGACCGCTATTTTCAATAATAAAATCAACTGCCCGCTGACCTACTTCTTTCGGCATCAGACCCCGGTCATGACCAAAATCGCCGGTTCCGGCAAAACAATAACCGCAGCGCAGATTACAGTCATGAGCAATATGCAGACACAGGGACTTCACCAGCGGTTTGGCGCTGAAAGTAGGCGGTACAGTTAACACCGGAGCAAACAGTTCCTCTCTCTCGATCAGGCTGCCCAGCTCCGCCAAGGCTTCCCGCAAATCAGCCGGATTGTACCGGCCAGACAGCTTCCACAGCACTTCTTCCCCGTTGCTGCCGTCAAAGCTGTCCATGATATCGTATACCATTTTATCAATCACATGTACCGCACCGCTGTTCACATCCAGCAGAATATACATATTATTGACATGAAATTTATGGATGTTCATCTTTTTTTCACCTTTCCAACCCAGATAAAAATTAAGCCCCCTGCCGGAAACTTTCGGCAAGGGGCTGTCCCCGCGGACTACTGCTTTTGGCAGACCTGATTGCCAACGGTACACGAAGTTTTGCATGCCGACTGACAAGAAGCCTGACATTCGCCGCAGCCGCCCGTATGTACAGTTTTTTGCAAAGACGCTGTATTTACAGTAGTAATATGTTTCGCCACAATAACCCCTCCTTGACAGCATATGTACTATTACTCTTTTTATTTTAGCCGTTTTCCCCTCAGGAATCAACATCTATTCCGCGAAGGATGAGCATTTTTAGCCGAAAATGCAAAAAAGAGTGTCCAGCACACTCTTTTTTGCTCTTAGTAACCCATAGAATGAATCTATTAAATTGGGAGGTCACTATCAGCTTTAAGCGCGTTTATACCCGATTGGGTTTATAAACGTCCCACAGGAACATCATTCGTCCCTGTATATAGTATGTTTCGCCACGAATAAAAATATTCCTTTTAGCTTTGTTAAAAAAATCACTTTTATTTGTGAAAAAAATATCGAGTGCATAAGTAAAGCCGCTGACGCGTCTTTTCGCGCATGGTTTATGGCTCATAGCTCATGGCACCGGAGACTGGAACCGGGTAATGGGCACCGGGAAATGAAGAAAGGACGAAATTTTTTAAACCCGCAAGTAAAAAAATCGTTCAACGTTGGCTGAACGATTTTTTACTTGCGGCTACTTGCTAAAAAAAGTTCACTTTATCATTATCAAGAAAGATAAGGCGGCGCTGCTAAGATTGCTGCGCCGACCTCAACCGTAAAATAGTTCTTTACCCCCAGTTCCAAGTGCTAAGTGCCAAGTGCTTTACGCCATGAGCCAAAAACTATGAGCCATGAATTGCCGCAGCAAAATCAGGGGCAATTACCAGCTTCACCGGCAAATTGGAAGCTCCCGGCGGGCTGAAGGTCAGCCACAGGGATTGTCCGCCGTCAAAAGCGCCGATAAAAGCGGCATCAGTTGACCCATGAACACCGAAGGACAACCGGTCGGAAGGTGTCGCCAGCACCGGCTGCTCCTGGTAACGGTATTTCACGCCCAGTCCACCGGCATATTCACCGCCCCGGGGATTGAGATAGCAAGATAATTTGTTGTCCAGGGCTGATGATGGAATAAACAGTTTGTACACTACGCCGTAATTGCCGTAGTTCAGCACCTGAGACCCATCGGTAGCATCCACGCCTCTCGCATACCGGTCAATTTTGTTATCGGCCAGGGTTACTGCCACCATACCATCGTCTTTGGCATTATAAACATTAACCGGTACCAGCAGCCGGTCTTTATTGTCAAAAGTTCCCCGCAGCTTATATTGATCGGCCGGAAGCACCTTAGCCTGAGCCGCAAATTTTTCGATATCCTCATTCACCGGCAGCATGATGGTTTTAACCTTCACCGGCTGATCCGCCGAAAAATCATAAATTCCATTGACCAGCGCGTTGGGCTCCACAATGATACTGCTGAGACCGACTGCCAGTTCCGCCGTACCTTGAGGCGAGACTTCCACCAGATACAGATCGCCGCCCTTCAGATAAGCCATTTGGGCCGCTTTTCCCACTGCCAGGTAATCAAGCCCCGGACCGCCCAGACCATGCTGGGACACAGTGATATGAACCGGCTCGGTGCCGGTATTCTCCAATAAAACAACAATTTTCTTCGGCTTATCCGTACCATTCACATGATGAAAAAACAACCGGGCATCGCCCTTCACCGTATCCTGATACATGATCCCGTCAGCCGTCACTGTTTCCGGACTGTCTGATAGCAGCAATTTACCGCCGTAACCGGAAGTTGTAACTGACCATTCCGGTAGTTTTAAAAAATCGTTTTTAGCAAATTGCTGACTGACAGCCCCGGCTTCGGCGTCCGGTGTTATGCCGGTCATAGTAACCACCAGTGCCACCAACGGCACTATGTAGCGTAACCACTTCATAAACTCCCCCCTCGCTAGTTACATTATAGCAATAGACTTCCGTTATGTAAACTATCAAATTTCTAATTTACTGTAAAGCAAGGCACGAAACAGTCGTACCCGAAACTCCAGCAGCCCCAGTTTAGGCCGGGGGACATTGATGCGTTTTAACGTATAGGTGTTATCGCCGCTAAAATTCAAACCGACAACCCCGGTCAGAGCACCCCGATACCCGGCCCGCCGCAAAGTCTCCGCTGCAGCGGCGTTAAAACTGCCATAAGGATAGGTCAGAAATTCCACCTTTTTGCCTAACTGCGCCTCAATCACCTGTTTTGATTCCGCCACTTCCTGTTGACATTCAGCGGAATCGACCTGTCCCAAAGGCACATGGTTAACGGTATGGGAACCAACTTCAATCTGATGCTGCGCTAATTCCCGGATTTGATCCCAGGTAAGATAATCCGGCTCTCCCACCAAACCGCTGATAACAAAAACGCTGGCCCGCATACCGTATCTTTCCATGATCGGCAGCGCTGTAAAATAATTATCATCATAGCCATCATCAAAAGTAATAATAACCGGCTTTGCCGGCAGTTTATATTTCCCCTCTTTCACATCACAAAACTCTTTCAAGGAAATAGCCGTATAGCCATGGCGTGCCAAATATTCCATTTGGCTGGCAAAATCCGCCGGACTGATACTGTACATTTCCTGATCATCCACCACCTGATGATACTCGAGGATCGGCACTCCCGCTCCGGGGCTAGACAGCCAGACACCGGCAGCAAGCATAAAAAAGGCGCCCAGCGCCAACAGTTTACTGATTCGTTTCATATGTTCCTCCCTCTCTGAGCTCAAGGGCTATCTGTTCCAGTTTCCGCAGACGGTGATTCATTCCGGATTTGCCGACCCGTCCGTCCATTACATCCACCAGTTCCTGCAAAGTAGCTTCCGGGTGACTGAGCCTCAGTTCCGCCGTTTCCCGCAATGCAGGCGGCAAATTCGCCAGTCCCAGCTTCCGGTCAATCCGCCGAATAGACTCTATCTGTCGTACCGCGGCATTGACTGTCTTCTGCAAATTGGCGGTCTCACAGTTGACTAACCGGTTAACCTGATTGCGCATATCCTTGACCACCCGGACATTTTCAAAAGCAAGCAACGCATTGCAGGCACCGATAATTTGCAGAAAAGTGGTAATCCCGTCGCCATCTTTCAAATAGACAATATAATCATTCTTGCGGCTTGTCATTCCCACCGGCAAATGAAAATTTTTCATCAGGCGAACCAGGGTTTTGGCAAAATCAATATTACTGGTAACCAGCTCCAGATGATACTCCCCTTCCGGTTTATTCACCGATCCGCCGCCGAGAAAAGCCCCCCGCAAATAAGAGCGCCGGCAGCAGGTTTTCCGTAAAATACCCGTATCCTTGCCGGTATTAATATTGTCGCCGCGCATGATGCCCAGCACTGAAAGCAGCTCCGTTACCACCGGTGACGGAACCACTTTTATCTGATAAGAATTATTTTTTTTCAGGCGGCGTCCCCGAGTAACCACCACTTCAGTTTTCAGATTAAATCCCCGTTTCATCAAACTTAATGCTTTCCGGGCAACAGCTGCATTTTCGGTGGTAAAATTAATTCCCAAATTGCCGTTGCGGCCAATGAGCATCGTACCGCCCATCCGCATGAGCGACGCCAATTCGGCCACCTGACAGCAGGAAGATTCTCCGATCAGCCGTGCCAGTTCGTTTTTTACCTCAGTAGAATAAGACGACACTTTCCCTCACTTCGC
This genomic window contains:
- the rpoN gene encoding RNA polymerase factor sigma-54, with translation MDCGLKLEMQQKLVMTPQLRQAIAILQLSSLELAAMVEEEMRENPLLDIEERQPELSEEQPTEDSSNDANDYGEFTDYLAGGGTDYSIRRNEDKATFETFAASTITLHEHLELQLDLATADGKIKAVGRYLIGCIDDNGYLCGTVDEIKKITGASSTVVENALAMIQKFDPEGVGARNLKECLTIQLQQREIDSKLVQSIVSDHLPDLAKGSLKGIAAALQCSLREVQQAVDIIKRLNPKPGQAFGRGRLDYILPDVSIERREDDYVISVNDQMVPRLTISSSYRNLAREGNPEARKYVEGRLQAALWVVKSIEQRRRTLYNVTQAIVDLQRSFFDYGPKYLRPLVMKTVADRLGIHESTVSRATANKYAATPYGLVSLRSFFSAGVSGTAGEDIAASNVKQEIKQLITGEDATAPLSDQHISNILQERGIGICRRTVTKYREELGIAASSRRKRY
- the whiA gene encoding DNA-binding protein WhiA, with the protein product MSSYSTEVKNELARLIGESSCCQVAELASLMRMGGTMLIGRNGNLGINFTTENAAVARKALSLMKRGFNLKTEVVVTRGRRLKKNNSYQIKVVPSPVVTELLSVLGIMRGDNINTGKDTGILRKTCCRRSYLRGAFLGGGSVNKPEGEYHLELVTSNIDFAKTLVRLMKNFHLPVGMTSRKNDYIVYLKDGDGITTFLQIIGACNALLAFENVRVVKDMRNQVNRLVNCETANLQKTVNAAVRQIESIRRIDRKLGLANLPPALRETAELRLSHPEATLQELVDVMDGRVGKSGMNHRLRKLEQIALELREGGTYETNQ
- the hypE gene encoding hydrogenase expression/formation protein HypE, whose product is MTMERIQLAHGSGGKLSHDLVNQVMWPAFANPILGEMHDGARFSINGAGLAFTTDSYVVKPLFFPGGNIGKLAVCGTVNDLAMTGAVPLYLSAAFVLEEGFPLVDLKRIVDSMAETASRAGVQIVTGDTKVVEKGAVDGIYINTAGVGQIRENVNVSGCQARPGQDIILSGTLGEHSIAVMSERHGLVLPETIVSDCAPLNGLVEQILSRVPQTAVLRDPTRGGLATALNEIAEQSQVGIMLEETSIPVQAAVRATCDILGFDPLYLANEGKMLLFVEPEYSSQILEIMHGHPYGRQACVIGSVIGQRPGQVGLSTAIGGVRLLDMLTGAQLPRIC
- a CDS encoding HypC/HybG/HupF family hydrogenase formation chaperone — translated: MCLAVPGKIVDKQDMLATVDISGVTRKVSLMLLPEAQAGDFVLIHAGFAIQRLDEAEAKKTLELFKELEKYAELDA
- the hypF gene encoding carbamoyltransferase HypF gives rise to the protein MLKRFNIRVTGIVQGVGFRPFVFNLARSLALGGWVWNTSAGVEIEVEGQTEQVNSFYRRLQGEFPPLARLDSVEFSERPLQGERKFVIRPSSSGEMRTVLISPDVATCPDCRRELLDSRDRHFRYPFINCTHCGPRYSIIKDVPYDRASTTMAEFPMCLDCQTEYNNPADRRFHAQPNACPVCGPSYRLLDKTGEPMEEQADLFGQVRQLIQAGAIVAIKGIGGYHLACDAFNGFAVDNLRRRKVREDKPFAVMGGSMAAVRQMCLVNQTESEWLTGTVRPIVLLIKGTGYCLASGIAPGSSCIGVMLPYAPVHWLLLQPDDVWVMTSGNRSDEPIAYEDADAKERLFGIADYFLVHNRMIYRRVDDSVLRVVKDKPYMLRRSRGFAPAPVALAGEYPCVLAVGGELKNTFCLTRGRQAFLSAHIGDLENLATYQSYCQSIAHYQKLFDIRPEMVAYDLHPDYLATKYALSLELPGIGVQHHHAHIVSVLAEYGINEPVIGVALDGTGYGTDGNLWGGEFLLADCRQFVRLGHCRYLHLPGGEKAIREPWRLAVWLLYELYGKEFVRWQLPLAGRLPTGWELLVSATAQGINAPLSSGVGRLFDAAAALLGLRSVIHYEGQAAVELEQAAERQAGTVLPYDIQEGQPKILDFRPVFAAMVEKLRQGKSSGELAAAFHTTLAAAVVDMVGRISRDTGIRRVALSGGVWQNMTLLNQVIRMLQQNKLMVYIHRQVPSNDGGLALGQAIIAGEKIKESR
- the scfB gene encoding thioether cross-link-forming SCIFF peptide maturase, which codes for MNIHKFHVNNMYILLDVNSGAVHVIDKMVYDIMDSFDGSNGEEVLWKLSGRYNPADLREALAELGSLIEREELFAPVLTVPPTFSAKPLVKSLCLHIAHDCNLRCGYCFAGTGDFGHDRGLMPKEVGQRAVDFIIENSGHRQHCEIDFFGGEPLMNMETVKHVVQYVRKREQETGKIFKLTLTTNGVLLSEKVTAYLNENNISLVLSLDGRREVHDRMRPFAGGQGSYDRVLKNIRRTIESRHDQNYYLRGTYTAYNLDFAADVLDMADQGFSQLSVEPVVAKDCDYALQEEHLPVLFAEYEKLAQEYLDRKLAGRGFDFFHFNVDINNGPCVAKRLSGCGAGHEYFAVTPTGDLYPCHQFVGREEYLLGNVFDGVQRPEMPEKFRQAHVLNKPDCRECWARFYCSGGCHANAQLFNNDIYKPYKIGCELQKKRLECALMVQAKLALIRQENHEQARK
- the scfA gene encoding six-cysteine ranthipeptide SCIFF, with protein sequence MAKHITTVNTASLQKTVHTGGCGECQASCQSACKTSCTVGNQVCQKQ
- the hypD gene encoding hydrogenase formation protein HypD, producing the protein MQSLTPEEQRRTAGFFTTEISHRVKRPLRLMEVCGTHTVAIFKAGIRQLLPAGVELVSGPGCPVCVTPNEYLDTAIAYSRQPNVILTTFGDMLRVPGSSSSLLVEKAAGADIRIVYSPLESLDIARDYPDKQVIFLAVGFETTAPTAAATVLTAARADLKNFSVLSSHKLVPPALQALLDRPGVRVDGFLLPGHVSAVIGVEPYRFLQRNFGIPAVIAGFDPLDILQSVYMLVRQLEDGAAKLENQYSRIVPAAGNPAACKLLEQVYQPADTVWRGLGMIPSSGLVLRPGYSAFDSRSKLPVVVEPASEPKGCRCGEILQGSIKPTACPLFGRSCTPDHPVGSCMVSVEGTCAAWHKYGAGRWQL
- a CDS encoding polysaccharide deacetylase family protein, translated to MKRISKLLALGAFFMLAAGVWLSSPGAGVPILEYHQVVDDQEMYSISPADFASQMEYLARHGYTAISLKEFCDVKEGKYKLPAKPVIITFDDGYDDNYFTALPIMERYGMRASVFVISGLVGEPDYLTWDQIRELAQHQIEVGSHTVNHVPLGQVDSAECQQEVAESKQVIEAQLGKKVEFLTYPYGSFNAAAAETLRRAGYRGALTGVVGLNFSGDNTYTLKRINVPRPKLGLLEFRVRLFRALLYSKLEI